The window CGAGCGCGCGCACCCGGGCTTCCAGTTCTTCCGGCGCGAAGGGTTTGCGCAGGTAGTCATCGGCGCCCAGGTCCAGCCCGCGCACCCGGTCATCGAGCGCATCGCGCGCGGTGAGCATGAGCACGGCCATGCGTTCGCCGCGCCGCCGCAGCGTGCTCAGCACCTCGAAGCCGTCGATGTCGGGCAGGCCCACGTCGAGGATGAGCGCGGCGTAGGGTTCCTGCTGCGTGAAGAGCAGGGCGTCCTGTCCGCTCGCGACGTGATCGACGGCGTGGCCCGAGCTGCGCAGCAGGTTCACAAGGCTGCGGGCGAGTTGGTCGTCGTCTTCGACAAGGAGGATGCGCAAGGCGGGTAGGACCCCTGAAAGGTTGCTGACAGCAAGTTTGATTAGATCGACGCCACTGGCGGCTTACCCGACGCAAGGTCCGGGGAGCGAGAGGAGCTTGAGTGTCGTGCGTTCATACCTGATTTTCGGTGTCTTCCTAGGGGGGCTTGCGGCTGTGGCTCTCCTGGCCTGGTCGTATCTGGGCCGGGATGGCGAGGCGGCGCGCGTGGCCCGGGCCCAGCGCGAAGGGGGCGTGGTCGAGGTCTACGCCAACGTCGATGCGGGCGCCGTCGCGCCGCTCATCGCCGCCTTCGAGCGCCGCGGTGCGGGCGTGACGGTGCGCTACCACGACCTCAGCGCCGATGCGCTCGATGCCCGTTTCCGCCGGGAGGCCGACGCGGGCAAGGTGGGCGCGGACATTGTCTGGTCCTCGGCCATGGCCATGCAGGCCAAGCTCGTCAACGACGGCTATGCGCAGACCTATGCCAGTCCGGAGAAGGACGCGCTTCCCGCAGAGGCGGTGTGGAATGACCAGTCCTACCGCATCACCGCCGAGCCGGTCGCCATTGCCTACAACCGCGAGCAGGTGGCCCAGCAAGAGCTTGCGCGCACCCATGCCGCCTTTGCGCAGATGCTGCGCGCGCGCCGGGCGGATCTCACGGGTAGGGTCGCGACCTACGATCCCGCGCGCTCGGGCATCGGGTACCTCTTCCTCACCCAGGACCTTGCCGCGACGCGGGACACGCAGGCCCTGCTTGAGGCGCTGGGGGCAACCCGGCCGGTCCTGATGGAGACGACCGGCGCCATGCTCGATGCCGTGGCGCGCGGCGACGTGATGTACGCCTACAACGTTGTCGGACCTTACGCCGAGGAGCGTGCCAAGGCCGATCCGCACATCGGCGTCCTCTACCCTGAAGATTACTCCATCGTCGCCTCGCGCGTCGCCTTTGTCGCGCGCGGCGCCCCGCACCCGGCTGCCGCGCGTCTGTTCCTCGATTTCCTGCTTTCGCGTGAGGGGCAGGACATTCTCGCGCGGGCTGGACTGCCGCCGGTGCGCGGCGATGTGGCCGCGCCGCGCCTCGCGCCCGGGCAGGCCCGCGCCATCCCCGGCGGCCCCCGTCTTTTCGTCAATCTCGATCCGATCAAGCGTCAGCGTGTTCTCGACACGTGGAACGCCGCGCTTGCCCAAGGAAAGTCCCCCTGAATGCGTCTTCTTCCCACCAGCTGCGCGCTCGTTGCCCTTGTCGCGGCGAGCCCGGCCCTTGCCCAGACCCCGAGCCGCGAGGACCTGGCCGATCTTGTCCGCCGCCAGGCCGCCGAGATCGCCGAGCTGCGCAGCCGCGTCGATGAGATCGCGACCCTGCGCGCGCGTATCGAGCAGCTTGAAGGCCAGGGTTCGGATGATGCCGCGCAGCTGGCGGCTGGCTCCGCACCCCAGTCTGAGGCCGTTACCAGGACCGAGACAAAGGATGCGGCCGCCAAGACCGTGCACGTGGTCGTGACCCCGCCCTACGCGCCGCAGCTGGTCCCGCCGGGCCCGGCCGAGCGCGACATTGCGCGGGCGCGCTCGGCGAACGAGGCCGACGTCACCACCGAATGGGGCGCGGGGCTGCCCGTCTTCCATTCGGCCGATGGCGAGTACACCTTCAAGCCGCGCGGGCGCATCCTGGCCGATGTCGGATCGACCTTCGGATCGGACCACGATGGGCGCAACCTGACCACCACGGGCATGCGCGCGCTGCGCCTGGGTTTCGAGGGCGGTGTGGGCACCCACTTCTTCTACCAGATCGAGGCCGATTTCTCGGAGAACCGGGCCGAGATCATGACCGCCTACATGGGCTGGCGCGACAGTCTGAGCGAGGACGTCAGCTTCGATCTGCGCATGGGCCACCTGTTCAACGACCGCTCCTTCGACGGTTCGACGGGTTCGGATTCGACCGCCTTCCTTGAACGCAGCGTGGTCCCCAACACCATCGTGCCCGAGCGCGGCTACTATGGTGTGGGGGCGATGGGCCGCGTGTTCTTTCCGGGCGGGCACGTCTCGCTCGCGCTCACCGGCGACCGGGTCGACGGTGACCAGACCGACAGCGACAGCCGCACGGTCATGGCGCGCGCGCACGTGAACCCGCTGCGTTCCAAGCGCGGCGCGCTGCATCTGGGCGCCTGGGGTTTCGATGAGGCGCTGGCCTCCTCGGCCACCGACCTGACGCGCAACACCTTCATGGGCACCCGTTTCAACGGGGCGCTGCGGGTCTCCACCGGGCCACTGCCCGATGGCACCGGCACGACCGGCTACGGTCTTGAATTCGGGGGCTACCAGGGGCCGGTCTGGTTCATGGCCGAGGCGGGCGAGCGCCGCGCGCGGCGTGCAGGGGGACAGCCCGATTTCCGGACCCGCGCCTACAGCGCGTCGGCAGGCTGGTTCGTCACGGGCGAACTGCCGCCCTACAACCCGCGCACCGGCAGTTTCGGGCAGCCGCACGTGCGCAACCCCGTCTTCGGTGGCGGTTCGGGCGCGCTGGAGCTGACCAGCCGCTACGAGGAAGTTTCGTTCCGCAATATTCCCAATCCCGCCGACGGCTGGACCGCGACGCTGGGGGCCAACTGGTACCTCAACAGCTTCACGCGCATCCAGCTCAACGGGATCTACTGGAGCATCACCGACGCCGCCGGCCCTTATGCTGGAAGCGACAGCGGCCAGACCCTCGCCGCGCGTCTCGGCGTCACCTTCTGACAGGGACCAGGGGCGCCCGGTCTCCCTCGCGCGCGCCTCCGTTCCTTGTCGAGATACCGCATTAAAACAGGCCAAAAGGCCATCAGGAGAGTTTCATGTTAGCCTTCTTCGGACTTCTCACGGTCGTGTGCGTCGTCGGCCTGCTCCTGGCGCGGCTGGCTTCGCCGATCGTCGCGCTCGTGCTGGTCCCGCTTGTGGCCGGGCTGGTCTACGGCTTCAGCCCCGAGGCGATGTCGACCTTCTTCGGCGATGGCCTGGCGCGGGTCATGCAGGTGGCGACGATGTTCATCTTCGCCATCATCTTCTTCGGCGTGCTGCAGGACACCGGCTTCTTCCGCCCCTTCATCAACGGCCTGATCCGGGTGACACGCGGCAACGTGGTCTACGTGGCGGTCGGCACGACGCTGGTGGGGGCCTGCGCGCACCTTGATGGGGCAGGGGCGACGACGTTCCTTCTCACCGTTCCCGCGCTGCTGCCACTTTACCTGCGCCTGGGCATGAGCCGCTATCTCCTGCTCATGCTGCTTGCAACGGGGGCGGGCATTGCCAACATGCTGCCCTGGGCCGGGCCGCTCGGCCGTGCTGCGGCGGTGACCGGCATCGAGGTGACCGAACTGTGGCGCCCGCTCATTCCGGTCCAGCTCGCTGGCATTGCGCTGCTCGCGGTTCTCGCCGTATTCCTGGGCCTTCGTGAGCGGCGCCGGATCGCGGCGGCAGGTTCGCCCGAGCAGGCCGTGCTGGAGGCCGACGGCACCCACATCGCGCATGTCGATGGGGCCGGGAAGGCCTCCCGCCCCCAGGCCGCGCCGGAGCTGAGCGAGGAAGAGCAGGAACTGCTGCGCCCGCGTCTCATCTGGCTGAATGCGGCGATCTTCCTGGCCGTCCTGACCGTGCTCGTCGCGGGGATCCTGCCTGCAGCCTACACCTTCATGATCGGCCTTTCGGTCCTTCTTACCTGCAACTACCGCTCGATCGATGAGCAGATGAAGCGCGTGCGCTCCCACTCGGGTCCCGCGCTGCTGATGGGCGCGATCATCCTCTCGGCGGGCAGTTTCCTCGGCGTGCTCGATGGCAGCGGCATGCTCAAGGCCATGGCCGAGGCGCTGGTCGACTTCCTGCCCAGTTCGGCCGTGCCCATGCTGCATATCGTGATCGGCTTCTTCGGGCTTCCGCTCGAACTCGTCCTCAACACCGATGCGTACTACTTCGGTCTGCTGCCGGTGGTGCTTCAGGTCGTCGAGCCGGTGGGCGTCACCCCGCAGGCCACCGTCTACGCCATGATCATCGGCAACATCATCGGCACCTTCATCAGCCCCTTCTCGCCCGCCATGTGGCTGGCGCTGGGTCTGGCCCAGGCCGATATCGGGCGGCACATCCGCTATTCGCTGCTGACGATGTGGGGTTTCTCCATCGCGGTCTTCGGCATCGGCTGGGCGCTCGGCCTGTTCTGATCGCAGCGGCCGCAGGCGAGCCCATGAAGAAAAAGGAGCCCCGGGACATCGCGTTCCGGGGCTCCTTTTCGTGCAAGGCTCAGCCGCGTTCCTCGACGGGGACCGTGTCGGGGAACCAGCGCCGCCCGAAGCGGAAGGCGACCCCCACGAGCAGGATCAGCACCGGCACTTCCACCAGCGGGCCGATGACGGCGGCAAAGGCGACCGGCGAGGCCAGCCCGAAGGCGGCAATGGCGACCGCGATGGCCAGTTCGAAGTTGTTGCCCGCTGCGGTGAAGGCGACCGCGGTGGTGCGCGGATAGTCGCTTTCGACGAGGCGGCCCATGAAGAAGCTGATGGTGAACTGGATCACGAAGTAGATCGTGAGCGGGATCGCGATGCGCAGCGCATCGCCGGGCAGGGCCAGGATCTCGTTGCCCTTGAGGCTGAACATGGCAACGATGGTGAAGAGCAGCGCGACCAGCGTGACAGGGCCGATCCTGGGCAGGAAGGTCCCTTCGTACCAGGCGTTGCCGCGCGCGCGCACGAGGACCTTGCGGGTCAGGAACCCGGCCGCGAAGGGAATGCCCAGATAGATTAGCACGGCCTCGGCAATGGTCCAGAAGCTGACGTCGATCACGCTTCCCTCCAGCCCGAACAGCGGCGGCAGGACCGACAGGAAGAACCAGGCGTAGACGCTGAAGAAGAGGATCTGGAAGATCGAATTGAAGGCGACGAGCGCGGCCACATACTGGTTGTCGCCCTTCGCCAGCTGGTTCCACACGATGACCATGGCGATGCAGCGGGCAAGGCCGATCAGGATCAGCCCGGTCATGTATTCGGGCGTGTCGGACAGGAACAGGACGGCGAGCGCGAACATCAGCACCGGCCCGATGATCCAGTTCTGGACCAGCGAGATCGCGAGTATGCGCGTGTCGTCGAGGATATGGGGGAGTTCCTCATAGCGCACCCGCGCCAGCGGCGGGTACATCATCAGGATAAGCCCGATCGCGATGGGGATATTGGTGGTCCCCCAGGAGAGGCCGTTGATCGCCGCGGGCAGGCCCGGGATGGCCGAGCCGAGCGTGACGCCTGTCGCCATCGCAAGGAAGATCCACAAGGTCAGGTAGCGGTCGAGAAACGCGAGGCGCGCGCGTGGGGCGGTTGCGGACATGGTTGAAAGAAACCTTATGGGATCAGCGGGAGGGGAACAGGGCCGAGGCGTGGGGGCCCTGGTGCAGCGGGTTCAGCAACAGGACGTGAGCTCGGCAACGAGCGGCTGGCAAAGCTCGGGGTGGCCCTGGCAGCAGTCGGTCGCAAGGAACAGCATCAGGCTCTTGAGCGCGGCGATATCGGCGCGCTGGATGTTCTGGCGGCCCTGCTTGGCGCTGCGCACGAGCCCGGCTTTCGCCATGACCGCAAGATGCGAGGAGAAGGTGCTCTGGCTCAGCCCCGAGGCCTCGACCAGGGCGCCGGTGGCCAGGCCCTCGGGCTCGTGGCGCAGCAGCAGGCGAAAGGCCTCGAGGCGCGTGGGGTGGCTCAGCGCCGAGAGTATGGCGAGGGCAGCATCGGAATCCATCCATCGACTTTATTCGATGGGAGGGGCGCGGGCAACCAGACAAGGCGAACGTCGCGATACGTGTTTGGGAAGCGCGTTGTGGTGCCGGTGATGGCCGGTGGTGCGCGCGGGGCACCAGTCCACGCCGGATAGGCATCTCCCGGGGGCCCTCCTGCGGCGATAGGTCTCTTTGCGGAAGAGACAATCGGGAGCGCGAAGCCCTTGCAAATGAAGCTCAATGACCTGTCGAGCTACTGGATGCCGTTCACCGTGAACCGCCAGTTCAAGGCTGCCCCGCGCATGATCGTGGGCGCACAGGGCATGTATTTCCAGACCGACGACGGGCGGGAGATACTCGACGGGACGGCCGGGCTGTGGTGCTCCAACGCCGGGCATGGGCAGCCCCGGATCGTCGAGGCGATCCAGCAGCAGGCAGCAAAGCTCGACTACGCACCGCCCTTCCAGATGGGCAGCCCCGCCCAGTTCGAGCTGGCCAACCGGCTTGTCGATCTGGCGCCGGAGGGCTTTGGCCAGGTGTTCTATTGCAATTCCGGCTCCGAAGCGGTCGAAACTGCGCTCAAGACCGCGCTCGCCTGGCAGCGCGCGCGGGGCGAGGGGACACGCACCCGCCTTGTCGGGCGCGAGCGCGGCTATCACGGTATCAATTTCGGCGGCATTTCGGTGGGCGGCATCGTCGGCAACCGGGCGATGTTCGGCGCGCTGCTGGCCGGTGTCGACCACCTGCGCCACACCCATGACCCGCAGCGCAACCTTTTTACCCAGGGCGTGCCCGAGCATGGCGCGGACCTTGCCGACGACCTGGAGCGTCTGGTTCAGCTGCACGGGGCGCAGACCATCGCGGCCTGCATCGTCGAGCCGATCGCCTGCTCGACCGGCGTGCTGGTGCCTCCGCGCGGCTATCTCGAGCGGCTGCGCTCGATCTGCGATCGCCACGGTATTCTCCTCATCTTCGACGAAGTGATCACCGGCTTCGGGCGTCTGGGCACGCCCTTTGCCGCGCAGCGCTTCGGCGTCACGCCCGACATCATCACCATGGCCAAGGGGCTGACCAATGGCACGGTGCCGATGGGTGGGATCCTGGTGCGCGAGGGGATCTACGAGACGATCTGTGCGGCCGCGGCCGAGGGCGCGGTGGAGCTGCCCCACGGCTATACCTACTCCGGCCACCCGCTCGCCTGTGCCGCCGCGCTCGCCAGCCTTGATGTCTACCGCGAGGAGGGCCTCTTTGAGAGGGCCGCGGGCCTGGAACCTCTCTGGCAGGAGGCGGTCCATTCACTGCGGGGGCTGGCGCCCATCGTCGATATACGTAATCTTGGTCTCATTGCCGGGATTGAGCTTGAGGCAGGCCCGAACGGTCCGGGCACCCGCGCCTTTGAGATCTACCGGCGCTGCTGGGAGGAAGGCGTGCTGATCCGTGTGACAGGGGATATCATCGCGCTTTCGCCCCCGCTCATCATCGAGGAGGGGCAGGTCGCGCACATCGTGGACACCTTGCGCCGCATCATCGCGCAGGTCGACTGAGGTGCCCGTGTTTGCCCGCGTGCCGCGCCTGCGCCACTCGACGCTGGCGCGCACCGGGGACGGGGGCATCCGCGAGCTTTCGATGGGCAGCGAGGACGACGGTGCGACCTGGGAGGTCGAATACGACCTGCACTGGGTCCCTCACACATGACACGGCAGGGAGCGCGATGACGGGCAGGGCAGACGAGGGGACGCAGGCGATCCCGCACAACGACATCGTATCGCCCGCGGAAGTCTATCCGGGCGAGAGCCAGGATGAACTTGGCCGCTCGCTCAAGGCGCGCCACGTCTCGATGATAGCGATTGGCGGGATCATCGGGGCAGGCCTCTTCGTGGGAAGCAGCACGTCCATCGCCGCGGCAGGGCCCGCAGTGATCCTGAGCTACGCGCTGGCGGGCGCAATCGTCCTTGTCATCATGCGCATGCTGAGCGAGATGGCGGTCGCGATCCCCGGCATCCAGTCCTTTCCCGAGTTCGCCCGCATGGGCCTGGGCCATTGGGCGGGGTTTCTCAGCAGTTGGCTCTACTGGTATTTCTGGGTGGTCGTCGTGGCCATCGAGGCGATTGCGGGCGCGGTCATCATCGCGGGGTGGATCGCTCTTCCCGTCTGGCTCATCGGCATCGTGCTGATGGCCGTGCTGACCGCAGTGAACCTCATGTCGACGCGCTCCTATGGCGAGTTCGAGTTCTGGTTCTCCTCGATCAAGGTGGCTGGGATCATCGTCTTCATCCTCGTCACCGGCGCCTATGCGCTGGGGCTGGGCGCGCCGGACGGGCCGACCTTCGGCCATCTCACCGCGCACGGCGGCTTCGCGCCGGCCGGGGGGATGCAGGTGCTCGCCGCGACGACAAGCGTGATCTTCGCGCTCGTGGGGGCCGAGATCGCCACCATCGCGGCGGCCGAATCCGCCGAGCCCACCCGCACCGTCGCGCGCATGACCAGCACCGTCGCGCTGCGCATCCTGGTCTTCTACATCCTCTCGGTGTTCCTGATCGTCTCGGTCGTGCCGTGGGACAGCGTGGTGCCCGGCCAGTCGCCCTTCACCGCCGCGCTGGCCGCCATCGGCATTCCGGGCGCGGCGCTGATCATGAACGTGATCGTGCTGGTCGCGGTGCTCTCGTGCCTCAATTCCGGGCTCTACGTCACCTCGCGCGTGCTCTTCACGCTGGCCGCGCGCGGGGATGCGCCGCAGGCGCTGGTGCGGGTCAACGCGCGCAAGGTGCCTGCCCGCGCGATCCTGATCGCGAGCCTCTTCAGCTACGCCGCGCTGGCCGCCTCGGTGCTATCGCCCGAGGTCGTGTTCAGCTTCCTCGTCAACGCCTCGGGCGCGCTGATGCTGATTGTCTACCTGATGATCGCACTCTCGCACATGCGCCTTCGCCGCATTTTCGAGCGCGAATGCCCGCAGCAGCTGACCATCCGCACCTGGTTCTTCCCTTGGCTGAGTGGGGCCTCGGTGCTGGCGATCTGCGTGATCCTGGGCGCCATGGCGCTCAATCCGGCATCGGCCGCCGAGTTCTGGTCGAGCGTGGCCATCACCGCCTTCTTCGCCGCGCTCTTCCTCGTCCTGCGCCGGGCCAGGGCGGCCCCGCTCGACCCGCTTGCCCATATCGATACGCCTATCCAGGAGCCAGCCGAATGACCGAGAATGACCTGCGTCTCGGAATGGACTGCCGCATCGACCGGCGCGACTTCCTGAACGGCACCGCGCTGGCCCTGGGCACCATCGGCGCGGCCAGCCTGTCGGCGCCGGGCCTCGCGCAGACGGCGACAGATGCGGCGGCGGCAGGCGGGGCGGGGGCTACCAGCTATCCACCGGCCAAGACCGGGATGCGTGGCAGCCACGCCGGCTCCTTTGAATTCGCGCACCTCCTGCGCGACGGGCAACTGCTGATCGAGGACGTGGCCGACCAGGGCGAAACCTATGACCTGGTGATCGTGGGGGGCGGCATCTCGGGCCTGTCCGCGGCGCACTTCTACCGCAAGGCGGTGGGCAAGGACGCGCGCATCCTCATCCTCGACAACCACGACGACTTCGGCGGTCACGCCAAGCGCAACGAGTTCATGGTCGATGGCAAGCTGGTGGTGATCAACGGGGGCACGCTCAACATCGAATCGCCCGCGCGCTACAACCGCTGGGCCGCGCAGCTGCTGGACGACATGGGGATCGACCTTGAACGTTACCGGGTTTCCAACGCCGAGGTGCGCGATCTCTATGCGGACAAGGGCCTGACGCGCGGCCACTTCTTCGATGCCGAGACCTGGGAGGCGGACCGGCTTGTCGTGCCGGAAAGCGGCGCCGGCCACGGCGGCGGTCCTGGCGCGATGGGCTCGGCAGAGTTCCTCGCCCGCACGCCGCTTTCGGCCAAGGCCCGCGCCGACATGGTCCGCCTCGTCGCGCCCGACCAGCCTGATTATCTGGCGGGCATGAGCGTGGCGGAAAAGAAGCACTTCCTCGCGACCACCTCGTTCCGGGACTATTACCTCAAGACCCTGAAGCTCGATCCCCAGGTCATGTGGTTCTTCCAGCAGATGGGCACCAGCAGCTTCTGCGTCGGGGCCGATGCCACCCCGGCGCTGTTCGGCTGGGTCGAGGGGTATCCCGGCTTTTCCGGGCTGGGCCTTGGCGAAATCCCCGAGGGCCTCTTTGCCGACCTTCCCGGCGGCCAGCACGGGCGCCAGAAGATCGACTGGAACGCAGTGCACTTTCCCGATGGCAACGCCACGCTGGCCCGGCTGCTGGTTGCACACCTCGTGCCCGGCGCGACCTCGGCGCGCACGCAGGAGGACATGGGCACCGCGCGCATCGCCTATGACGCGCTTGACCGGGCCGAGAACCCGGTGCGTATCCGTCTCTCCAGCATCGTTGTCAACGTGGCCCACGACGGCGATGCGAAGACCGCGCGCGAGGCCGTCATCACCTATGCCAACGGCGATGCGCTCAAATCGGTGCGCGCCAGGTCGGTCATCATGGCCTGCTGGAACATGGCGATCCCCTACATGATGCCCGAACTGCCCGCGCCCCAGAAGGAGGCCTTGGCCTACGGCGTGAAGGGGCCGCTCATCTACACCAACGTGGTACTTCGCAACTGGCGCGCGTTCGAGAAGCTGGGCGTCTCCAGCATCTCGTGCCCGACGATGTTCCACGATGTCGTCGCGCTCACCGAGGCGGTGGACCTGGGCGCTCTGCGCCATGCCCGCTCGAGCGAGGAGCCGATCGCGCTGCACCTCACCAAGTTCATGAATGCGCCCGGTCAGCCCCGCCGCGACCAGCACCGCATCGGCCGCGCCGAACTTCTGGAAATGAGCTTCGAGACGTTCGAGCGCGAAACCCGCAGCCAGCTTGCGCGCATCCTGGGGCCGGGCGGCTTCGACCCTGCGCGCGACATTGCCGCGATCACCGTCAACCGCTGGCCGCACGGCTATGCCTATACCTACAACAGCCTCTACGATCCGGTCGAATGGGTCTACACGCAGTCGCCCGAGCGGCCCTGCGTGGTCGGGCGGCAGCCCTACGGTCTTGTCTCCATCGCCAACTCCGATGCCGCGGCAAGTCCGCATACCGACGCGGCGATCCTGGAGGCGCACCGGGCCGTCAGCGAGGTCGTCGAGCGCGAGACCTATCCCTTCGCCCGGCGCACCTGAGCGCTCTAGCCCACCCGATTACGTCGTACCCACCGGCAACCTCCAAACGGCCGCCATCCTTGGGGATTAGTGGCCTTTTTTACATGGTGCAGGAGTGGTGTCCGGCATGCACCGGCGGTGTCAGACTTGGCTCCTTCCACTGCGGCAGGGGCCTGCGAAAGTCACTTAGGGAGCCGCGCGGCGGCCCAGAGGAAACGCGGCGCCCGCTGCGGCGCACGACAATGGCAGGCGACGATGGCCGAGACCTGGATGCTGGTTCTCCTCGCACCTCACCATGTTGCCGCCCGAGGCGACTCTTGAGACGATGGCCGCACACGGCATCTGGAGCGCGGCCCAGACCAACTTCCTCTACAACCTTGAAGGGCGCTACCAGCAGACGCTGGAGGGCCGTGCGCTGACCCACATCAACCCGCTGGGCACGCCCTTGCGCCGCGGTGTGAAGATGGTGCTGGGCTCGGGCAACCTGCCCATCGGGCCGCTTTACGGCGTCTACGTCGCGGTCACGCGCAAGGCCGAAAGCGGCACGGCCTATGCCCGTGAGGAAGAAGACGTCTCGCGCATGGCCGCGCTGGCGATGTACACCCGCGAGGCCGCCTACCTCAGCTTCGTGGAAGACAACCGCGGCACGATCACGCCGGGCAAGTTTGCCGAGCTCGTCGTGCTTGACCGCAATCTGCTCACTGTGCCGGAGGAGGAAATCCTTGCCACCAGGGTCGATCTGACGCTGGTCGATGGCAAGGTGTTCTACCGCCGCTGAGGCTCCACGCGAAGGGGTCAGGTCAGCCCGCGGCTCACCAGAACCTCACCGATGGCGCGTTCGGCCTGGTCGATCGCGACATTGGTGTAGGCCGCCGCGCCCGCATCGGCGTTGGCAATCGCGATGCGTCCGAAGGGACGGCGTCCCACGATGTGCGGGCGTTCGGCCTCGGGCACGTCGGGATCGGCGAGGGTGTCGTAGGTATAGGCATAGCCGTGGGGCCAGCGGTTGACCGTGATCGCCAGGATGTCCTGCGCGGCGTCGAAGCCGGCGGAACCCAGCATGCGCTGCAACTGGCGGCGCACTTCCAGCTCGCTTGTTTCGAAGGGCGTGGCAAGCATGTCGTGGCGCCCGGCGCGGTGCTGCTCCTTGCGCGGCAGGCCGGGCTGGTTGGGGTTGCGGATCATCGTCACGATGGCGGGCTGGTCGGGCCGGGTGGCGCTGGCATAGCCGCCGATCGCCATCGGATAGTCGAGCCCGACCCGCGTGTGATAGCCGTTCGGCACCATCAGGCTGCGCACGCCCAGCTTGCGCCAGGGCTCCCAGTTGCGCACCAGCACGTTGGTGTACTGCATCGGCACCTTCGAGGCTTCGCCCAGCGCCGCCTTCTGCGCGTCCGGAAGCTCAGGCACGAGATAGGGGATGATGTTGTTGAAGCAGGCCAGGACCACGTTTGCGGCCGTGACCGAGGCGGCCTTGCCGTCCCTCATGTAGACCACGCGCACCGCTTTTTCGGTCGCGGCGGTGACCGTGCCGATGTGCGCGACATGGACCGCCGTGCTGCCGAGGCGCAGGCGCGTGGGGGCTCCGGGGAGGTCGAGCCGGGTGTAATCCACGCGCGCGGTGACGATGCTCTCCTGGTCGTGGACCCCGGGGAGGGCGCCGGGCACCAGACGGTTGACGAGCAGGCGCGCGATCGAGGCGTTGCCGTCGGGAAAGTGGAACTCGTCGCAGTGCATGCGGATCTGGCCGGCGATCTCCATGCCATCGAAGATCGGAAGGTGCGCGACCTCGTAGGCGGGGCAGGTGTCCACGCGCTTGTTGTTGCGAAAGCCCATCCCGGCGAAGAAGGGCAGCGCTTCGCGCTTCATGGCCGCGGGCCCGAGCAGGAAGTCCTGGAGGCTGATGCGCTTGAGCGCCTCGGCCTTGGCGATGGGATCGAGGTGGGGGAGGTAATCCGTCTTTGCGGTGTAGAGCCGGGTCAGCTCGGCGCGAATGTCCGCGCGGATCGGCGCGCGCGCGAAGAAGTCTGCCCAGGCAAGCGCGCCGTAGCCCGGCGCAACCGCGTCGCGCCCGAAGCTTTCCTTGTCGAAGAAGACGCCGCCCGACAGGCCCTTGTAGGTATCCTCGCGGCGGTAGTGCTCCCATGTCCTGGGCTCGATCCCCAGTTCGGCCAGCAGCGCCTTGGCGGTGTAGCTGTAGGGGAACGGGCTCTCGATGCTCATCGTCCCGCCAAAGGCCAGGATGGTGCGGCCCTCGTGGTGGAACTCGTTGCGCTTGGCGTGGCCGCCGAAATCGTCGTGGTTGTCGAGGACGAGGATGCGCATGTCCCGGCCCAGCGCCTTGCGGTAGAACCAGGCCGAGGACAGGCCCGAGATGCCCCCGCCCACGACGACGAGATCGTAGTGCTCACCGGTATCGTGTGCCGCGATGTCCGCGCCCAGGTCCCCGTCGCGAACGGCATGGGCGCTCTCGAAGGAGCCGGGATACTGGCCGCGAAGGCCGCTGCGCACGGGCGGATAGGTGGAGGTATCGGGGGCGAGTGCAGGACCTGCACCTGCCGCGGCGAGGGGCTCGCTCGCCCGCGCCAGCGGCGACAGCGCGCCAAGCCCTGCACCGG is drawn from Novosphingobium decolorationis and contains these coding sequences:
- a CDS encoding amino acid permease, which codes for MTGRADEGTQAIPHNDIVSPAEVYPGESQDELGRSLKARHVSMIAIGGIIGAGLFVGSSTSIAAAGPAVILSYALAGAIVLVIMRMLSEMAVAIPGIQSFPEFARMGLGHWAGFLSSWLYWYFWVVVVAIEAIAGAVIIAGWIALPVWLIGIVLMAVLTAVNLMSTRSYGEFEFWFSSIKVAGIIVFILVTGAYALGLGAPDGPTFGHLTAHGGFAPAGGMQVLAATTSVIFALVGAEIATIAAAESAEPTRTVARMTSTVALRILVFYILSVFLIVSVVPWDSVVPGQSPFTAALAAIGIPGAALIMNVIVLVAVLSCLNSGLYVTSRVLFTLAARGDAPQALVRVNARKVPARAILIASLFSYAALAASVLSPEVVFSFLVNASGALMLIVYLMIALSHMRLRRIFERECPQQLTIRTWFFPWLSGASVLAICVILGAMALNPASAAEFWSSVAITAFFAALFLVLRRARAAPLDPLAHIDTPIQEPAE
- a CDS encoding ArsR/SmtB family transcription factor codes for the protein MDSDAALAILSALSHPTRLEAFRLLLRHEPEGLATGALVEASGLSQSTFSSHLAVMAKAGLVRSAKQGRQNIQRADIAALKSLMLFLATDCCQGHPELCQPLVAELTSCC
- a CDS encoding aspartate aminotransferase family protein; the encoded protein is MKLNDLSSYWMPFTVNRQFKAAPRMIVGAQGMYFQTDDGREILDGTAGLWCSNAGHGQPRIVEAIQQQAAKLDYAPPFQMGSPAQFELANRLVDLAPEGFGQVFYCNSGSEAVETALKTALAWQRARGEGTRTRLVGRERGYHGINFGGISVGGIVGNRAMFGALLAGVDHLRHTHDPQRNLFTQGVPEHGADLADDLERLVQLHGAQTIAACIVEPIACSTGVLVPPRGYLERLRSICDRHGILLIFDEVITGFGRLGTPFAAQRFGVTPDIITMAKGLTNGTVPMGGILVREGIYETICAAAAEGAVELPHGYTYSGHPLACAAALASLDVYREEGLFERAAGLEPLWQEAVHSLRGLAPIVDIRNLGLIAGIELEAGPNGPGTRAFEIYRRCWEEGVLIRVTGDIIALSPPLIIEEGQVAHIVDTLRRIIAQVD
- a CDS encoding NAD(P)/FAD-dependent oxidoreductase, whose product is MTENDLRLGMDCRIDRRDFLNGTALALGTIGAASLSAPGLAQTATDAAAAGGAGATSYPPAKTGMRGSHAGSFEFAHLLRDGQLLIEDVADQGETYDLVIVGGGISGLSAAHFYRKAVGKDARILILDNHDDFGGHAKRNEFMVDGKLVVINGGTLNIESPARYNRWAAQLLDDMGIDLERYRVSNAEVRDLYADKGLTRGHFFDAETWEADRLVVPESGAGHGGGPGAMGSAEFLARTPLSAKARADMVRLVAPDQPDYLAGMSVAEKKHFLATTSFRDYYLKTLKLDPQVMWFFQQMGTSSFCVGADATPALFGWVEGYPGFSGLGLGEIPEGLFADLPGGQHGRQKIDWNAVHFPDGNATLARLLVAHLVPGATSARTQEDMGTARIAYDALDRAENPVRIRLSSIVVNVAHDGDAKTAREAVITYANGDALKSVRARSVIMACWNMAIPYMMPELPAPQKEALAYGVKGPLIYTNVVLRNWRAFEKLGVSSISCPTMFHDVVALTEAVDLGALRHARSSEEPIALHLTKFMNAPGQPRRDQHRIGRAELLEMSFETFERETRSQLARILGPGGFDPARDIAAITVNRWPHGYAYTYNSLYDPVEWVYTQSPERPCVVGRQPYGLVSIANSDAAASPHTDAAILEAHRAVSEVVERETYPFARRT